The following coding sequences lie in one Heyndrickxia oleronia genomic window:
- a CDS encoding VOC family protein produces MNNKGLAHIAIQAKDYPATIQFYIEVLGFKRGHHWSLPSFQIKEASMLISPDGRTCLEVFDDDAVIPAQGKKARTEEEVAYGAMLHLAFYVEDVDKAFQTALAHGAKPYVEAGNLTLGDPPLLIRNALVHSPNGEVIEFIQDVDFDIESYSSMQ; encoded by the coding sequence TTGAATAATAAGGGCCTTGCTCATATTGCAATTCAAGCAAAAGATTATCCAGCCACAATCCAATTCTACATTGAAGTATTGGGATTTAAGCGCGGCCATCATTGGAGTCTGCCTTCGTTTCAAATCAAGGAAGCTTCGATGCTGATCTCTCCCGACGGCAGAACATGTCTCGAAGTTTTTGATGACGATGCTGTCATTCCAGCACAAGGGAAGAAAGCACGGACGGAAGAGGAAGTTGCTTACGGAGCTATGCTTCACTTAGCGTTTTATGTGGAAGATGTCGACAAAGCGTTTCAAACGGCACTTGCTCATGGGGCAAAACCTTATGTGGAAGCAGGCAATCTCACTCTCGGAGATCCTCCTCTACTTATCAGAAACGCTCTAGTCCACAGTCCTAATGGGGAGGTTATCGAATTTATTCAGGATGTGGATTTTGATATAGAGTCCTATAGTTCAATGCAGTAG
- a CDS encoding nucleotidyltransferase family protein: MNIYEDLLVRTISKSEPINKVLQTLKDLNLPFEYYVGAGCITNTIWNDISGYPLEYGISDIDIVYYDEDDLGSDSEKKLIQKLESKLWDYQFDFDVKNQARVHLWYESKFGFPIKPYPSLEAAIDSWPTTATALGIRIEKNGLHKIYAPYHLDDLFSMVVRPNKSLVTKEIFENKANKWKKRWPKLQIVPW; encoded by the coding sequence ATGAATATATATGAAGACTTATTAGTAAGGACCATTTCGAAGAGTGAACCAATAAATAAAGTTTTACAAACCCTAAAAGATTTAAATTTGCCATTTGAATACTATGTTGGTGCAGGATGTATAACAAATACTATTTGGAATGATATCTCTGGTTATCCGCTTGAATATGGCATTTCTGATATCGATATCGTTTATTATGACGAGGATGATCTGGGATCCGATAGTGAAAAGAAACTAATACAAAAACTGGAAAGTAAACTTTGGGACTATCAATTTGATTTTGACGTTAAAAATCAAGCAAGGGTACATCTTTGGTATGAAAGCAAATTTGGCTTTCCCATAAAACCATACCCCTCTCTTGAAGCAGCAATCGATAGCTGGCCAACCACTGCAACTGCTTTGGGAATAAGAATAGAGAAAAATGGTCTACATAAGATTTATGCACCTTACCATTTAGATGATTTATTTTCAATGGTAGTAAGGCCAAATAAATCGCTAGTGACTAAGGAGATTTTCGAAAATAAAGCTAACAAATGGAAAAAAAGGTGGCCGAAGCTCCAGATCGTCCCTTGGTAA
- a CDS encoding Lrp/AsnC family transcriptional regulator, translated as MEDWMDETDYHIMRLLQQNARISISQISKEVSMSQPSVRERIKRLEEKGIIVGYTATYRHQALGRGTTAFFLIKTEQCQALVDFCERTPAVTDMYRISGEYNYMIKVQTASIEDIGQFQDSIIKFGPSKSLISLKNLIENRILL; from the coding sequence ATGGAAGATTGGATGGATGAGACTGACTATCACATCATGCGCCTTTTACAACAAAATGCACGTATCTCCATTTCACAAATTAGTAAAGAGGTATCCATGTCCCAGCCCTCGGTAAGGGAACGAATAAAAAGGCTGGAGGAGAAAGGTATCATTGTGGGTTATACGGCAACATATCGTCATCAGGCACTTGGCCGAGGGACCACGGCATTCTTTCTTATTAAGACAGAGCAATGCCAAGCACTGGTTGATTTTTGCGAACGAACTCCCGCTGTAACTGATATGTATCGAATTAGTGGTGAATATAATTACATGATCAAGGTGCAAACTGCATCCATAGAGGATATTGGGCAATTTCAAGATTCTATCATAAAGTTCGGTCCATCCAAATCCCTTATCAGCTTGAAAAACCTGATTGAGAATCGAATTCTACTATAA
- a CDS encoding DUF1772 domain-containing protein, whose protein sequence is MINQLIPCVILFGAMGSGLVAGVFFAFSSFVMKALARLPDEQGIAAMQSINIVVLNRSFLTVFLGTALVTILLITHSIFNWESANAIPLFAGSLLYFVGSFLVTVVRNVPLNDALARVDTKEGESLTLWKDYLSKWTIWNHIRTLASFAAMVLFILAL, encoded by the coding sequence TTGATTAACCAATTAATTCCATGTGTAATCTTATTTGGAGCTATGGGCTCAGGCTTGGTTGCTGGAGTGTTCTTCGCATTTTCTTCATTTGTTATGAAAGCACTTGCTCGGCTACCGGATGAGCAGGGAATTGCTGCGATGCAGTCCATTAATATAGTGGTACTAAACCGATCTTTTTTAACTGTATTTTTGGGAACAGCTTTAGTTACTATACTACTTATAACCCATTCTATTTTTAATTGGGAAAGTGCAAATGCCATTCCTTTGTTTGCTGGAAGTTTGCTATATTTTGTTGGTAGTTTTCTAGTCACGGTTGTACGCAATGTTCCTCTAAATGATGCATTAGCTCGTGTTGATACTAAGGAGGGAGAAAGTTTAACTTTATGGAAAGATTATCTGTCAAAATGGACGATATGGAACCACATTCGAACATTAGCAAGTTTTGCAGCGATGGTATTATTTATTCTAGCGCTGTAA
- a CDS encoding DNA/RNA non-specific endonuclease — translation MKKKISYLILLLAAIFIVGCTNVENVSNTDGKADSQEVTTKNSGKEKTTTEETSTQSKDQLFKGYKLIEVDGGDLSGHREPNVVVDIGFGDREYWSFTNEHGQVVRVIANKIVLQDDRTEPVTSSGRYYADEAKVPGVERADLDEGHIIADSLGGVSNAYNITPQDSTLNRHGDQAYMEDAIRKAGGATNFEAIITYPNTETQIPSHYKYTYTLKGNKIVDEFDNGNPDEINKSLGLTERKSTNSNKSTSSKKSNALNGTEDISSVDTDGNGQVTIKEAKAAGYSMPITSDHWLYPYMHDNDHDGMVGE, via the coding sequence ATGAAAAAGAAAATAAGCTATTTAATCTTACTTCTAGCTGCCATCTTTATAGTTGGTTGTACTAACGTAGAAAATGTATCGAATACTGATGGGAAAGCCGATTCACAAGAAGTAACTACAAAAAATAGTGGAAAAGAAAAAACTACGACTGAGGAAACATCAACTCAATCAAAAGATCAACTGTTCAAAGGTTACAAACTAATTGAAGTTGATGGTGGTGATTTGTCTGGACATCGCGAACCTAACGTCGTCGTTGACATTGGTTTTGGGGACCGAGAGTATTGGTCCTTTACGAATGAGCACGGGCAAGTAGTCCGTGTCATTGCTAACAAAATCGTTCTACAGGATGATCGTACTGAACCTGTAACATCGTCTGGCAGATACTACGCTGATGAGGCAAAAGTTCCTGGTGTCGAAAGAGCAGATTTAGATGAAGGACATATTATTGCAGATTCTCTTGGTGGGGTATCAAATGCTTATAATATTACGCCACAAGATAGTACGCTTAACCGACATGGTGATCAAGCATATATGGAAGACGCTATTCGTAAAGCTGGTGGAGCTACTAATTTTGAAGCAATAATCACATATCCTAATACGGAAACGCAGATTCCATCTCATTACAAGTACACTTACACTTTAAAAGGGAATAAAATTGTAGATGAGTTTGATAACGGAAACCCTGATGAAATAAATAAATCTCTAGGATTAACTGAACGTAAATCAACTAACTCAAATAAGTCAACAAGTTCTAAAAAGTCCAATGCTTTGAATGGCACTGAAGATATTTCTAGTGTAGATACAGATGGAAATGGTCAAGTAACAATTAAAGAAGCAAAAGCAGCAGGTTATAGCATGCCAATAACGAGTGATCACTGGTTATACCCATATATGCATGATAATGATCACGACGGTATGGTAGGGGAATAA